In Lemur catta isolate mLemCat1 chromosome 18, mLemCat1.pri, whole genome shotgun sequence, a genomic segment contains:
- the NICN1 gene encoding nicolin-1 isoform X2 encodes MRLCGWAPGRTGGWRPEQRLRLFALRGIMSRVSVPCHVKGTVALQVGDVRTSHGRPGVLVIDVTFPSVAPFELQEITFKNYYTAFLSIRVRQHTSMHTPAKWVTCLRDYCLMPDPHSEEGAQEYVSLFKHQMLCDMARVLELRLILRQPSPLWLSFTVEELQVYQQGPKSPSMTFPKWLSHPGPCEQPVPLLEGLPDPSRVSSEVQQMWALTEMIRASHTSARIGRFDVDGCYDLNLLSYT; translated from the exons ATGAGGCTTTGCGGGTGGGCGCCAGGAAGGACCGGTGGTTGGAGACCCGAGCAGCGGTTGCGCTTGTTCGCGCTTAGGGGCATCATGTCCCGCGTGTCGGTGCCCTGCCATGTGAAAGGCACCGTAGCTCTACAGGTGGGCGACGTGCGGACCTCCCATGGCCGGCCTGGCGTGCTGGTCATCGATGTCACCTTCCCCAGCGTCGCGCCCTTCGAG TTACAGGAGATCACATTTAAGAATTACTACACAGCCTTTTTGAGCATCCGCGTCCGTCAGCATACCTCGATGCACACACCGGCCAAGTGGGTGACTTGTCTGCGGGACTATTGTCTGATGCCCGACCCACACAGTGAGGAGGGAGCCCAGGAGTATGTATCGCTGTTCAAGCACCAG atgCTGTGTGACATGGCCAGAGTACTGGAGCTACGCCTGATTCTTCGGCAGCCATCACCACTGTGGCTGTCTTTCACAGTGGAGGAGCTGCAGGTTTATCAGCAGGGACCAAAG AGCCCCTCCATGACCTTCCCCAAGTGGCTCTCCCACCCAGGCCCCTGTGAGCAACCTGTCCCCCTACTTGAG GGTCTCCCAGACCCCAGCAGGGTATCCTCCGAGGTGCAGCAGATGTGGGCGCTGACAGAGATGATCCGGGCCAGTCACACCTCTGCAAGGATCGGCCGCTTTGAT GTGGATGGCTGTTATGACCTGAACTTGCTCTCCTACACTTGA
- the NICN1 gene encoding nicolin-1 isoform X1, which yields MRLCGWAPGRTGGWRPEQRLRLFALRGIMSRVSVPCHVKGTVALQVGDVRTSHGRPGVLVIDVTFPSVAPFELQEITFKNYYTAFLSIRVRQHTSMHTPAKWVTCLRDYCLMPDPHSEEGAQEYVSLFKHQMLCDMARVLELRLILRQPSPLWLSFTVEELQVYQQGPKSPSMTFPKWLSHPGPCEQPVPLLEGLPDPSRVSSEVQQMWALTEMIRASHTSARIGRFDVSDRFPLLGLYCPERVRPDGLLCCRWMAVMT from the exons ATGAGGCTTTGCGGGTGGGCGCCAGGAAGGACCGGTGGTTGGAGACCCGAGCAGCGGTTGCGCTTGTTCGCGCTTAGGGGCATCATGTCCCGCGTGTCGGTGCCCTGCCATGTGAAAGGCACCGTAGCTCTACAGGTGGGCGACGTGCGGACCTCCCATGGCCGGCCTGGCGTGCTGGTCATCGATGTCACCTTCCCCAGCGTCGCGCCCTTCGAG TTACAGGAGATCACATTTAAGAATTACTACACAGCCTTTTTGAGCATCCGCGTCCGTCAGCATACCTCGATGCACACACCGGCCAAGTGGGTGACTTGTCTGCGGGACTATTGTCTGATGCCCGACCCACACAGTGAGGAGGGAGCCCAGGAGTATGTATCGCTGTTCAAGCACCAG atgCTGTGTGACATGGCCAGAGTACTGGAGCTACGCCTGATTCTTCGGCAGCCATCACCACTGTGGCTGTCTTTCACAGTGGAGGAGCTGCAGGTTTATCAGCAGGGACCAAAG AGCCCCTCCATGACCTTCCCCAAGTGGCTCTCCCACCCAGGCCCCTGTGAGCAACCTGTCCCCCTACTTGAG GGTCTCCCAGACCCCAGCAGGGTATCCTCCGAGGTGCAGCAGATGTGGGCGCTGACAGAGATGATCCGGGCCAGTCACACCTCTGCAAGGATCGGCCGCTTTGATGTGAGTGATCGCTTCCCTCTGCTTGGCTTATACTGCCCTGAGCGGGTCAGACCTGATGGTCTTTTGTGTTGCAGGTGGATGGCTGTTATGACCTGA